From Salvelinus sp. IW2-2015 linkage group LG33, ASM291031v2, whole genome shotgun sequence, one genomic window encodes:
- the LOC111957939 gene encoding uncharacterized protein, with amino-acid sequence MVSEDNYHNVTTVQRTSEKCMKKQRKSETSAIHLSSLVVEGERKLDASSLTVYDDGQKVKVVYEVYPGDVRIMENDAHSQRLFQVTSRDGGGKVPSPSDVVTNGTGQNDLQDQNAPKVCNVMLICDASSSQPCSGPEDNSTDTHETLTETSTMTFVDAHTIDESGETHSLLCVMEVHINKEFVLIDDDDDGDMSLREKTVTNMSIMDGNAADLVCGRRLSISTDTFSECKEESVAPEPTSQADTHTKKQACCFCSIL; translated from the exons ATGGTCTCTGAGGACAACTATCACAACGTTACAACTG TGCAGCGCACCTCAGAGAAGTGCATGAAGAAACAAAGGAAAAGCGAGACTAGCGccatccacctctcctctctagtGGTGGAGGGCGAAAGGAAGCTTGATGCAAGCAGTTTGACAGTTTATGATGACGGCCAGAAGGTGAAGGTGGTGTATGAGGTATACCCTGGTGATGTCCGCATCATGGAGAATGATGCCCACTCCCAAAGACTGTTCCAGGTCACCAGCAGAGATGGTGGAGGAAAGGTGCCCTCTCCATCGGACGTAGTCACCAACGGCACGGGACAGAACGACCTACAGGACCAGAATGCTCCAAAGGTCTGTAACGTAATGTTGATTTGTGATGCCTCCAGCAGCCAGCCCTGCTCTGGGCCTGAGGACAACTCAACAGACACACACGAGACTCTAACAGAGACTTCAACTATGACCTTTGTGGATGCACACACCATTGATGAGTCGGGGGAGACACACAGCCTTCTCTGTGTAATGGAGGTACACATTAATAAGGAGTTTGTCctcattgatgatgatgatgacggtgACATGTCCCTAAGAGAGAAGACTGTCACTAACATGTCCATCATGGATGGTAATGCTGCAGACCTGGTCTGTGGCAGACGGCTGTCCATCTCGACTGACACTTTCTCTGAGTGTAAAGAGGAGAGTGTGGCCCCGGAACCCACttcacaagcagacacacacactaaaaagcAGGCCTGTTGCTTCTGTTCCATTCTATGA